One stretch of Thermanaerosceptrum fracticalcis DNA includes these proteins:
- a CDS encoding MoaD/ThiS family protein has protein sequence MLIKVIFHGTYKEITGIRERYLDLKKDTTLSDLLTELELIYGEQLINQLIDCEHDDVWSLMAIAVNGTILSDKSKFREIRLNENDEIVFLPPALGG, from the coding sequence ATGCTAATTAAGGTAATATTTCATGGTACATATAAAGAAATCACTGGTATAAGAGAAAGGTATCTGGATTTAAAAAAAGATACTACTTTAAGTGATTTGCTGACTGAATTAGAGCTAATTTATGGAGAGCAACTAATTAATCAGCTTATTGACTGCGAACATGATGATGTTTGGTCTTTAATGGCAATAGCGGTGAATGGAACGATACTGAGCGATAAGAGTAAATTTAGGGAAATAAGACTGAATGAAAATGATGAAATAGTTTTTTTACCACCGGCTCTTGGTGGGTAA
- a CDS encoding FAD-dependent oxidoreductase, with protein sequence MEGRGNIKGAIITDENLRTSTHNIYAIGDVNGKYMLAHKASAEGIVAVENIFGKPVKMDYKVIPQCVYSFPEIASVGLTEREARKKYGEIKVGRFPFLANGKALIEDETKGFIKVIADSRYKEILGVHIIGPAATELISEVVVAMKLECTADELANCIHPHPTIAEALMEAFHDTAHKAIHFYR encoded by the coding sequence GTGGAGGGCCGGGGGAATATAAAAGGTGCCATCATAACTGACGAGAATTTGCGTACCAGTACCCACAACATCTATGCCATTGGTGATGTAAACGGGAAGTATATGCTGGCCCACAAGGCTTCGGCGGAAGGGATCGTGGCCGTAGAAAATATCTTTGGTAAGCCAGTAAAAATGGACTACAAAGTTATTCCCCAGTGTGTTTACTCTTTCCCGGAAATCGCTTCCGTGGGTTTAACGGAAAGAGAGGCCCGGAAAAAGTATGGGGAGATTAAGGTAGGAAGATTTCCCTTTTTGGCCAACGGGAAAGCGCTTATTGAAGATGAAACAAAGGGTTTTATTAAAGTGATTGCTGACAGCAGGTACAAAGAAATACTTGGCGTACATATTATTGGTCCTGCAGCCACTGAGCTAATTTCGGAAGTAGTAGTAGCTATGAAATTAGAATGTACAGCCGATGAATTAGCAAACTGTATTCATCCCCATCCCACCATTGCTGAAGCTTTAATGGAAGCTTTCCATGATACGGCCCATAAAGCTATACATTTTTACAGGTAA
- a CDS encoding aldehyde ferredoxin oxidoreductase family protein — protein MYGGYKRILKIDLTNETVKSELTDLLFARKFLGGNGFGVKLLYDTVTAETDPLGEDNALVIVVGPANGTIFPGAAITGIMTKSPLNGLFIDSYMGGHFGTELKSAGYDAVVITGKLKNPKFLVIENQSINFYDAEDLWGLETSKTQIKIKEKLRNPEFQVACIGPAGENLVKYASVICDTRAWGRGGIGAVFGAKNLKAIAVRGDGDIEIADPDGFLKFTTESLEIMKKHPALGKAIPSMGSTGSIDGNNSIGILGTRNWQRETFENAWKISGNAMLEQNLRIGHKACSSCIARSAIFWKARCGEYAGIVSRGPEYETLYAYGSILENDNPDSIIAADRLSDELGIDTMSTGVVIAWVMECFEKGILTAKDIDGLDVVFGNHKIILDMIRKIAKREGIGDILAEGVKVASERIGKGSNEFAIHVKGLELAGHTARGLKGMGLGYAVSSRGGSHQDTRPGAERSGKLDRAVIEGKPEHVIKNQRMTTIGDSLILCRRHAEPFFGEYLSEKYVELINLLTGFNLDLDELNMIADRIYTLERMFNCREGITRKDDILPPRFMKEPIPDGPSKGMFMRPEELDMMLDEYYSLRGWDIKTGIPPQEKLIELDLV, from the coding sequence ATGTATGGTGGATATAAGAGAATTCTTAAGATAGACCTTACTAATGAAACAGTGAAAAGTGAGTTAACAGATCTACTATTTGCCCGTAAATTTTTGGGTGGCAATGGCTTTGGTGTTAAATTACTTTATGATACCGTAACTGCAGAAACTGATCCTCTCGGGGAAGATAATGCCTTAGTAATTGTCGTAGGGCCAGCTAATGGAACAATTTTTCCGGGGGCTGCAATAACGGGTATTATGACTAAATCTCCATTAAATGGTCTTTTTATTGATAGTTATATGGGTGGACACTTTGGTACTGAGCTAAAAAGTGCAGGATATGATGCTGTTGTTATAACAGGAAAGTTAAAGAATCCCAAATTTTTAGTAATTGAAAACCAAAGCATTAATTTTTATGATGCAGAAGATTTATGGGGGTTAGAAACATCAAAAACTCAAATAAAAATAAAAGAAAAACTCCGTAATCCCGAATTTCAAGTTGCCTGTATTGGACCGGCCGGTGAAAATCTGGTTAAATACGCTTCAGTTATCTGCGATACCAGAGCCTGGGGAAGAGGAGGCATTGGAGCAGTTTTTGGTGCAAAGAATCTGAAAGCAATAGCAGTAAGAGGGGATGGTGATATAGAAATAGCCGACCCCGATGGATTTTTAAAGTTTACTACCGAGTCCTTAGAAATCATGAAAAAACATCCCGCTTTAGGAAAAGCAATTCCTAGTATGGGCAGTACAGGCTCAATTGATGGGAATAACTCTATTGGTATTTTAGGAACAAGAAACTGGCAAAGAGAGACTTTCGAAAATGCCTGGAAAATTAGTGGTAACGCAATGCTTGAACAGAATTTACGTATTGGGCATAAAGCATGTTCAAGTTGTATTGCCCGCTCCGCTATTTTTTGGAAAGCCAGATGCGGTGAATATGCTGGTATCGTCAGCCGTGGTCCTGAATACGAAACACTTTATGCCTATGGATCTATCTTAGAAAATGATAATCCTGATTCCATAATTGCCGCAGATAGATTATCTGATGAGCTTGGTATCGATACAATGAGTACAGGGGTTGTTATTGCTTGGGTAATGGAATGTTTTGAAAAAGGTATTCTTACTGCCAAGGATATCGATGGTTTAGATGTAGTTTTTGGAAACCACAAAATTATCCTTGATATGATTAGGAAGATCGCCAAGAGGGAGGGCATTGGAGACATCTTGGCAGAAGGAGTTAAAGTTGCTAGCGAAAGAATAGGAAAGGGTAGTAATGAGTTTGCCATTCATGTGAAAGGATTGGAGCTGGCAGGCCATACTGCTCGTGGCTTAAAGGGAATGGGCTTAGGGTATGCAGTTTCTTCAAGGGGAGGAAGTCACCAGGATACAAGACCAGGTGCTGAAAGATCCGGAAAGTTGGATAGAGCAGTAATTGAAGGTAAGCCGGAACATGTAATAAAGAATCAGCGCATGACAACAATTGGAGACAGCCTAATTTTGTGCCGTAGACATGCAGAACCGTTTTTCGGGGAATACTTGTCCGAAAAATATGTTGAATTGATCAATCTGTTAACTGGTTTTAACCTTGACTTAGATGAATTAAATATGATTGCAGACAGGATTTATACATTGGAAAGGATGTTCAATTGTAGGGAAGGAATTACGAGAAAGGACGATATATTGCCTCCGCGCTTTATGAAAGAACCAATTCCGGATGGCCCAAGTAAAGGGATGTTCATGAGACCAGAAGAATTAGATATGATGCTTGATGAGTACTATTCATTGAGAGGATGGGATATAAAAACAGGAATACCGCCACAGGAAAAATTAATTGAATTAGATTTAGTATAG
- a CDS encoding TRAP transporter permease, whose amino-acid sequence MATNEEIIENLDESKRHRSLKGYSYYMVFVLGVIMSIFHVATLNFVPIDPWIMRTLHLLFAGVLIFALIPASKRSSKTKISPVDVLLMILVLFVLLYILVQFDELIYRIGTSPTKTDVIVSTIGILLVLEMTRRLQGLILPMIAIAFILYSLFGAYFPGLFWHKGYSFERTAAFIYSQNGIFGIPIGVSATFVFLFCLFGSFLQASGGGKLFIDLAFSLAGASRGGPAKVAVIASALFGTINGSSVGNVVTTGTFTIPLIKQAGYSPRFAGAVEAVASTGGQIMPPIMGAGAFIMAEILGIPYLQVALAAAIPAVLYFLAVFVMVHMEANRLGIKGMSKDQLPNIWRLLKEDGYMLIPVFLLLYALIVLMVSPLRAASYALLCTVIVSWFKRKSRMGIKKILEAFYDGARGSLDVAATTACAGIIIGVVSLSGIGMKFATIIMSFANGSLGIALVATTFVCIVLGMGLPTVAAYAIAASILAPALVELGANPVAAHMFILYFASISAITPPVALAAFAGAAIADAKPMDVGFTAFRLGIASYIIPFMFVYGPSLLFQGSISTILLTIFTSVIGIVALSGASQGWFWGKANIVERILLFIASLSLIKPGIYTDILGVGLMLTVFALQKLRITRTQSKSIATES is encoded by the coding sequence ATGGCAACTAATGAAGAAATTATTGAGAATTTAGATGAGTCAAAAAGACATCGAAGCCTTAAAGGCTACAGTTATTATATGGTTTTTGTACTCGGTGTTATTATGAGCATTTTTCATGTTGCTACTTTAAACTTTGTGCCAATAGACCCATGGATTATGCGTACATTACATTTGCTATTTGCTGGAGTTTTGATTTTCGCACTTATCCCTGCAAGTAAAAGATCTTCTAAAACGAAAATTTCTCCGGTAGACGTTTTATTAATGATACTTGTTTTATTTGTTTTACTGTATATTCTTGTGCAATTTGATGAATTAATTTATCGTATCGGCACTTCACCAACTAAAACAGATGTTATTGTTAGCACTATTGGAATATTATTAGTTTTGGAAATGACCAGGAGGCTGCAAGGGTTAATTTTACCCATGATTGCCATAGCTTTTATTCTCTACAGTTTATTCGGAGCATATTTTCCCGGTTTATTCTGGCACAAAGGGTATTCCTTTGAGCGGACTGCGGCATTTATTTATAGTCAAAACGGAATTTTCGGTATTCCAATAGGTGTTTCGGCTACGTTTGTATTTTTGTTTTGTCTGTTTGGTTCTTTTTTACAAGCATCTGGTGGTGGGAAATTATTCATTGATTTAGCCTTTTCTTTAGCAGGGGCTTCCAGGGGTGGTCCTGCTAAAGTTGCCGTGATTGCTAGTGCACTCTTTGGAACTATAAACGGAAGCTCTGTAGGAAACGTCGTTACTACGGGCACTTTTACTATTCCATTAATAAAGCAAGCAGGCTATTCACCAAGATTTGCAGGTGCAGTAGAGGCAGTTGCTTCCACAGGGGGGCAAATTATGCCGCCTATTATGGGAGCGGGAGCCTTTATTATGGCCGAAATATTAGGAATTCCCTATTTACAGGTTGCTTTAGCAGCTGCTATACCTGCGGTTTTGTATTTCTTAGCTGTTTTTGTCATGGTACATATGGAAGCAAACCGCTTAGGAATTAAAGGGATGAGTAAAGATCAATTGCCTAATATATGGCGGTTGTTAAAAGAAGACGGATATATGCTTATTCCTGTTTTTCTTTTACTTTATGCTTTAATAGTGCTGATGGTTTCACCCTTAAGAGCCGCCTCTTATGCCCTTTTATGTACTGTTATTGTTAGTTGGTTCAAAAGAAAAAGCCGCATGGGAATTAAAAAGATATTAGAAGCTTTTTATGACGGGGCCAGAGGAAGTCTTGATGTAGCAGCAACTACAGCTTGTGCAGGTATTATTATAGGAGTAGTTTCTTTATCAGGTATTGGTATGAAATTTGCAACGATTATTATGAGTTTCGCTAATGGAAGTTTAGGAATTGCCTTAGTTGCCACTACGTTTGTATGTATAGTCTTAGGAATGGGATTACCCACTGTTGCTGCTTATGCGATAGCGGCTTCTATACTTGCCCCCGCTTTGGTTGAACTGGGGGCAAACCCAGTAGCGGCCCATATGTTTATTTTATATTTCGCTAGTATTTCAGCTATAACGCCACCTGTAGCTCTAGCCGCATTTGCTGGTGCAGCGATAGCTGACGCAAAACCTATGGATGTTGGTTTTACAGCCTTTAGACTTGGTATTGCTTCTTACATCATACCATTCATGTTTGTGTATGGTCCTTCATTACTATTTCAAGGTAGTATTTCTACTATCCTGTTGACTATATTCACATCGGTTATTGGAATTGTTGCTTTATCAGGAGCTAGCCAAGGATGGTTCTGGGGGAAAGCCAACATCGTAGAAAGAATATTACTATTTATTGCATCACTTTCCCTTATTAAGCCTGGAATATACACGGATATACTTGGAGTTGGTTTGATGCTTACAGTATTTGCTTTACAAAAATTAAGAATTACCAGAACCCAGTCTAAATCTATTGCAACAGAAAGCTAA
- a CDS encoding NADH:flavin oxidoreductase has product MSILFEHVNIVSMVVKNRFVRSATQDFLGNADGTISEQEIDLYRTLAANEVGLIITAHSYVQHPFGKASVNQNAIYSDKFIDGYKKVVQAVHSFGSKLVIQVSHAGRQALPDGGFTPLAPSAVPEKSTGIMPREMTEEEIWQVIEDFVAAMVRARDTGCDGVQLHIAHGYLLAQFISPYTNRRKDMWGGSIENRTRILEEIMKRARFQLGSDYPILVKLNSTDGFSGSEYLNIDDVLYTAKLLEKLGAAAIEVSGGMRDTRNVMSQLNIVRPEQEAYFLEAAKAVKENVNIPVILVGGLRSLPVMEAVVRDHYIDMVALSRPLIKEPDLVTRFLKGQERAACVSCNACFNPKGLKCYYKNS; this is encoded by the coding sequence GTGAGTATTCTTTTCGAGCATGTCAACATTGTTTCCATGGTGGTAAAAAACCGCTTTGTACGTTCAGCAACCCAGGACTTTCTTGGGAATGCCGACGGTACTATCTCGGAGCAGGAAATAGATCTGTACAGGACATTGGCCGCCAACGAGGTGGGATTAATTATTACAGCTCATTCATATGTGCAGCATCCATTCGGCAAAGCTAGTGTGAACCAGAATGCTATTTATAGCGATAAGTTTATTGACGGTTATAAAAAGGTGGTTCAGGCGGTACACAGTTTTGGCAGCAAACTGGTGATACAGGTTTCCCATGCAGGGAGACAGGCTCTGCCAGATGGGGGATTTACTCCCCTTGCTCCCTCTGCTGTACCTGAGAAGTCAACAGGTATTATGCCCAGAGAAATGACGGAAGAAGAAATCTGGCAGGTCATTGAAGATTTTGTGGCCGCCATGGTACGGGCCCGAGATACGGGTTGTGACGGGGTTCAGCTGCATATTGCCCATGGCTATTTATTGGCCCAGTTTATTTCACCATATACGAACCGCCGTAAAGATATGTGGGGAGGGAGTATCGAAAATAGGACCCGGATTTTAGAGGAAATCATGAAACGGGCCCGTTTCCAACTGGGTAGCGATTATCCTATTCTGGTCAAACTTAATTCCACCGATGGTTTTTCAGGCTCCGAATATCTCAATATAGATGATGTCCTTTATACAGCCAAGCTCTTGGAAAAATTAGGTGCTGCTGCCATTGAAGTAAGCGGCGGGATGCGGGATACCCGTAACGTTATGTCCCAACTCAATATTGTCAGGCCCGAACAGGAAGCATACTTTTTAGAAGCGGCCAAAGCTGTGAAGGAAAACGTTAATATTCCCGTTATCCTGGTAGGGGGCTTGCGCTCCCTGCCAGTGATGGAAGCCGTGGTCAGGGACCATTATATTGATATGGTAGCTCTCTCACGGCCTTTGATCAAAGAACCTGACCTGGTGACCCGCTTTCTAAAAGGACAGGAAAGAGCAGCCTGTGTTTCCTGCAACGCCTGTTTCAATCCCAAGGGTCTTAAGTGCTATTACAAGAATAGTTGA
- a CDS encoding CYTH and CHAD domain-containing protein — translation MGPNTEMELKLRLNDESLLGKLLNDPHIQELAQPQSLQAQWLEAIYYDTPGRALTRAGIAYRIRREGDKWIATVKADDLSAGGLHIRNEWNVEVPLPLPDLSPFLQTPVGPRLLQVAGEEQCEELLVTCFERKSLSLSWYDGSRIELAADRGEVVAGERREKFAEIELELKEGNPAVILKLGAVLARRYPLFLEPRSKFSRGLKMLGIATLEESKAKLSLDGNENVREAMLKILIENIQYVLAAYEDFLKQPQDPETLHQLRIKLHRLRSLLSFGSPLLDSESYEAKQEELRNLSLKLFPLREIDVVMTALQEITENKMMLLQPTSWFMDLMVKERKGMLERLLEEMSPGFFTAVLLDFWAWLLENPWQENNFAGMSLSDFFSCRIKGWIEELLSTG, via the coding sequence ATGGGTCCTAACACGGAGATGGAATTAAAATTACGTTTGAATGACGAAAGTTTACTGGGAAAATTGTTAAACGATCCCCATATACAAGAGCTGGCCCAGCCCCAGTCGTTACAGGCACAATGGTTAGAAGCCATATATTATGATACCCCCGGCAGGGCCCTGACCAGGGCAGGAATTGCTTACAGGATACGCCGTGAGGGTGATAAATGGATAGCCACGGTGAAAGCCGATGATTTATCAGCGGGTGGTTTGCATATACGTAATGAATGGAACGTAGAGGTGCCTTTACCGCTGCCTGATTTAAGTCCTTTTCTGCAAACTCCCGTCGGTCCCCGTCTGCTCCAGGTGGCAGGGGAGGAGCAGTGTGAAGAGCTCCTTGTGACATGCTTTGAACGTAAGAGTTTAAGCTTATCCTGGTATGACGGCAGCCGTATCGAATTAGCTGCAGACCGGGGAGAGGTTGTGGCCGGCGAAAGGCGTGAGAAGTTTGCGGAAATTGAACTGGAATTAAAGGAAGGGAACCCCGCAGTAATACTGAAACTGGGGGCAGTTTTAGCCAGGCGGTACCCCCTCTTCCTGGAACCCCGCAGCAAGTTTTCCCGTGGTTTGAAAATGCTGGGCATTGCCACCTTAGAAGAAAGTAAGGCCAAGTTAAGTCTGGATGGCAATGAAAATGTAAGAGAAGCCATGCTCAAAATTCTCATTGAAAATATTCAGTATGTTTTAGCGGCTTATGAGGATTTTCTAAAACAGCCCCAAGACCCGGAAACTCTTCACCAGTTGAGGATTAAATTGCACCGCCTTCGTTCCCTCTTATCTTTTGGCAGTCCTCTTCTTGATTCCGAATCTTATGAAGCAAAACAAGAGGAATTGCGGAATCTTAGTCTTAAATTGTTCCCCCTGCGGGAAATTGATGTGGTAATGACCGCATTACAGGAAATTACTGAAAACAAAATGATGCTTTTGCAGCCCACTTCATGGTTCATGGATTTAATGGTGAAAGAGCGAAAAGGGATGTTAGAAAGGTTATTGGAAGAAATGTCCCCAGGTTTTTTCACCGCTGTTTTGCTTGATTTTTGGGCCTGGCTTTTGGAAAACCCCTGGCAGGAAAATAACTTTGCCGGCATGTCATTATCGGATTTTTTCAGTTGCCGCATAAAGGGCTGGATAGAAGAATTACTATCTACAGGATGA
- a CDS encoding YbfB/YjiJ family MFS transporter has protein sequence MGKERFAYTPILPLMQRELFFSEVFAGYLASINYFGYLLGAIMAGVISEYF, from the coding sequence GTGGGGAAGGAGAGGTTTGCCTATACTCCTATTCTACCTTTGATGCAGAGGGAGCTATTTTTTTCTGAGGTTTTTGCCGGTTATCTTGCATCTATTAATTATTTCGGTTACCTTTTAGGTGCTATTATGGCGGGGGTTATCTCAGAATATTTTTAA
- a CDS encoding aldehyde ferredoxin oxidoreductase C-terminal domain-containing protein: MLDRIIRVDMKNLNIAEEKIGHDYKQLAGRVLSSRLIYDEVLPYADPLGPHNKLIVTCGLLAGTTISCANRLSIGAKSPLTGGIKESNAGGIAAFKMGRLGVRAIILEGIREDNTWYILVVQKDKVFLQEASHLKDKGITEKAQVIYQEYGPRAGLILIGPAGEKRLLTAGIAINDADGVPGRFCGRGGLGAVMGAKHLLGIVLDDTGCRLEEPVVQELYKEKVKELHQNILTHPQTAEIFPKYGTAAMMEITNALGGLPTRNFFTGRFEAADKLNGAALYNTIRSRGGEGKTTHACMPGCIVRCSNIFADEKGSKIVSPLEYETICLLGSNLEIDDLDTVAQLNYLCNDYGVDTIEIGCAIGVAMEAGIIPFGDKGAVLNLMQEVVKDTYLGRIIASGSVIAGKVLGIRRVPAVKGQGMAAYEPRAIKGTAVTYITSAMGADHTAGNVARANIKHHLKDGQVVASRNAQIGVTILDALGFCMMVGPALKGRSILVELINARYGWDLTTEDLEKIARDNLSLERAFNEKAGFTKVHDRLPEHFYEEENPATGTVFDITEEDLAEMVF; the protein is encoded by the coding sequence ATGTTAGATAGAATAATCAGAGTAGACATGAAAAACCTGAATATAGCAGAGGAAAAGATAGGACATGACTATAAACAACTGGCAGGCCGGGTCCTTTCTTCCCGTTTGATTTATGATGAAGTTCTTCCCTATGCAGACCCCTTAGGGCCCCATAACAAGCTTATTGTTACCTGTGGCCTCCTGGCGGGTACAACCATTTCATGTGCCAACCGCCTATCTATCGGGGCCAAAAGTCCCCTTACAGGCGGTATTAAAGAAAGCAATGCCGGCGGTATTGCCGCTTTCAAAATGGGACGTCTGGGTGTCCGAGCTATAATATTAGAAGGGATTCGTGAGGATAACACCTGGTATATCCTGGTAGTACAAAAAGATAAGGTTTTCTTGCAAGAAGCCAGTCACCTAAAAGATAAGGGCATCACGGAAAAAGCTCAGGTTATATATCAGGAATATGGGCCTAGAGCAGGTTTAATTCTCATAGGTCCTGCAGGAGAAAAACGACTGCTTACGGCAGGTATAGCTATTAATGATGCCGACGGAGTGCCCGGGAGGTTTTGCGGTCGCGGGGGATTAGGAGCAGTCATGGGAGCCAAACATCTCTTAGGCATTGTCCTGGATGATACGGGATGCAGGCTGGAAGAACCGGTAGTTCAGGAGTTATATAAGGAAAAGGTTAAAGAACTGCATCAAAATATCTTAACCCATCCGCAAACGGCCGAAATCTTCCCGAAGTATGGTACGGCGGCGATGATGGAAATCACCAATGCCCTGGGAGGATTACCTACCCGTAATTTCTTTACAGGCCGCTTTGAGGCTGCTGATAAACTTAACGGGGCAGCTCTTTATAACACAATTAGATCCCGGGGTGGAGAGGGGAAGACCACCCACGCCTGTATGCCGGGCTGTATCGTGCGTTGTTCCAATATTTTTGCCGATGAAAAGGGCAGCAAAATAGTATCGCCTTTGGAGTATGAAACCATCTGCCTATTAGGTTCCAACCTGGAAATTGATGATTTGGATACTGTGGCTCAACTTAATTATCTCTGCAATGATTATGGTGTGGACACTATTGAAATAGGCTGTGCCATAGGTGTGGCCATGGAAGCGGGTATTATTCCCTTCGGCGACAAGGGGGCGGTCCTTAACCTGATGCAGGAAGTTGTTAAGGATACTTATTTAGGGCGTATCATTGCCTCCGGTTCTGTAATTGCAGGAAAAGTCTTGGGCATCAGGCGCGTGCCGGCCGTAAAAGGACAGGGTATGGCTGCTTATGAACCCAGGGCCATTAAGGGAACAGCTGTCACCTATATCACCTCGGCTATGGGAGCAGACCATACGGCAGGTAATGTGGCACGTGCCAATATTAAGCATCACCTAAAAGACGGTCAGGTTGTGGCTTCACGTAATGCCCAGATAGGCGTAACGATTCTCGATGCTTTAGGATTTTGTATGATGGTAGGTCCCGCTCTGAAGGGCCGTTCTATTTTAGTCGAATTAATCAACGCCCGTTACGGCTGGGATCTGACGACGGAGGATCTGGAAAAAATAGCGCGGGATAACCTCAGTTTGGAAAGGGCTTTTAATGAAAAAGCCGGCTTTACTAAAGTCCATGACCGTTTACCCGAACATTTTTATGAAGAGGAAAACCCCGCCACAGGCACAGTTTTTGATATTACTGAGGAAGATTTGGCAGAGATGGTCTTTTAG
- a CDS encoding transposase, giving the protein MKKLCKPTFEKKDHGQGAGIPVLKTIWDLFDLSLLFSQSGIRKHSGIPAWLLAFAYICGLANHSSSANQNAKFSTEAPFLQQLLSGQIISQSAFSRFLSKPFQWLRFSLGRFARLQENTDSRLTDGDIIALDDTKIEHPHGKKIPFLCWLFDSSDKCHVWCINLVSTLAVLKNGLEYPMLWRFWVKNGQENEKQTKLDLAKQMLAEVRQLNKARLWVAMDRWFLCKKFLNWLMGQNFDWVTKAKRNTALFRKIYDPVLGKERYIKLNPKQLLREVYSQLRVLGKESVLSIPDIYIKMPYETLTRKGKPITRQRFLPIAAIAATYEKQAVEGSIVLPEEECPATFKDAYLLISNRVDTPEEAATAYAKRWRIEVFYRTAKQNLGLTSCYAQSETAHFAHVELLFTAKTLLCYASWECNKEGAEQAPSLCEVIRYFFNAGCRIRCCEQLIQVYFDTATQRFSRLIDKFWPHSLELRLWNWKNYPETA; this is encoded by the coding sequence ATGAAGAAACTGTGTAAACCAACTTTCGAAAAAAAGGATCACGGTCAAGGTGCCGGAATCCCGGTACTCAAGACAATTTGGGATTTGTTTGACCTGTCTCTGCTGTTTTCCCAGTCCGGAATACGCAAACACTCCGGAATTCCAGCGTGGCTCCTGGCTTTTGCCTACATCTGCGGCCTTGCTAATCATTCAAGTTCTGCAAATCAAAATGCTAAGTTTTCAACGGAAGCTCCATTTTTACAACAACTGCTTTCCGGGCAAATCATCTCTCAAAGTGCCTTCAGCCGGTTTCTCTCCAAGCCCTTTCAGTGGCTCCGGTTCTCTTTGGGCAGATTTGCCAGGTTACAAGAAAACACGGATAGCAGGCTGACCGACGGCGATATCATTGCCTTAGACGATACTAAAATTGAGCATCCTCACGGTAAAAAAATCCCCTTTCTCTGTTGGCTCTTTGACAGTTCGGATAAGTGCCATGTATGGTGCATTAATCTTGTGTCGACCCTGGCTGTCTTAAAGAATGGGCTCGAATATCCTATGCTGTGGCGCTTCTGGGTTAAAAATGGCCAGGAGAATGAAAAACAAACCAAGCTTGATCTTGCTAAACAGATGCTCGCAGAGGTGCGTCAGTTGAACAAGGCCAGACTCTGGGTAGCCATGGATCGCTGGTTTTTGTGTAAAAAGTTCCTGAACTGGCTGATGGGTCAAAATTTTGACTGGGTTACCAAAGCCAAACGTAACACGGCGCTATTCAGGAAAATCTACGACCCGGTACTAGGAAAGGAACGCTACATTAAACTTAATCCGAAGCAACTGCTGCGAGAAGTTTATTCCCAGCTTCGGGTCCTTGGCAAAGAATCGGTTCTCAGTATTCCGGACATTTACATCAAAATGCCCTATGAGACCTTAACACGCAAGGGAAAACCCATTACTAGACAACGTTTTTTACCCATAGCTGCCATTGCAGCCACTTATGAGAAGCAGGCTGTCGAGGGCAGCATAGTTCTTCCGGAGGAAGAATGCCCGGCAACCTTCAAGGATGCGTATCTCCTGATAAGCAATCGCGTAGATACGCCGGAAGAAGCTGCAACTGCCTATGCTAAACGATGGAGAATAGAAGTTTTTTACCGCACCGCTAAACAGAATCTTGGTTTAACATCTTGCTATGCTCAGTCTGAAACAGCTCATTTCGCACATGTGGAGCTCTTGTTTACAGCGAAGACCCTTCTTTGTTATGCCTCTTGGGAGTGCAATAAAGAAGGCGCCGAACAAGCCCCCTCCCTCTGCGAAGTGATAAGGTACTTCTTCAACGCCGGTTGTCGGATCCGCTGTTGCGAGCAGTTGATCCAAGTCTATTTTGACACGGCAACCCAGCGTTTTTCAAGGCTTATTGATAAATTCTGGCCACATTCTTTGGAACTTAGGTTATGGAATTGGAAAAATTATCCTGAAACTGCATAA
- a CDS encoding 4Fe-4S dicluster domain-containing protein, whose translation MKKILVDSEKCSGCRICESVCSYHKLGNKFNRKKAAIKIVVEGELGENNTPVICRHCKKAKCSEACPVEAFYQDEKTGALVIDQNKCIGCGLCAEACPFGAIYLHEELSIPLKCDLCGGEPLCVKYCVPTAITYEDEQRLGALRREKGVQ comes from the coding sequence ATGAAAAAGATCTTAGTGGATAGTGAAAAATGCAGCGGTTGTCGAATTTGTGAATCTGTATGCTCCTATCACAAGTTAGGGAATAAATTTAACCGTAAAAAAGCAGCAATCAAAATTGTGGTCGAAGGTGAGTTAGGTGAGAACAATACACCTGTAATTTGCCGACATTGCAAAAAGGCAAAATGCTCTGAAGCCTGTCCTGTTGAAGCTTTTTATCAGGACGAAAAAACCGGTGCTTTAGTCATTGATCAAAATAAGTGTATTGGTTGTGGTTTATGTGCGGAAGCATGTCCTTTTGGTGCCATCTATCTTCATGAAGAATTGTCAATTCCTTTGAAGTGTGATTTATGTGGAGGGGAACCTCTTTGTGTAAAGTATTGTGTTCCTACCGCCATTACATATGAGGATGAACAAAGACTGGGTGCTTTAAGACGGGAAAAGGGGGTTCAGTAA